ATATATCAAAACAAAGGCGAGCCGGACAAAGCTCTGAAATACCACGAGGATGCATTAAAAATTCACAAAGAAATCGGATATAAACAGGGAGAAGCAAACCAGCTCGGAAATATCGGGCTTATATATCAAAACAAAGGCGAGCTCGACAAAGCTCTGAAATACCACGAGGATGCATTAAAAATTGATAAGGAAATAGGACATAAACTGGGACAAGCAAGTGATCTCGGAAATATTGGACTTATATATCAAGACAAAGGCGAGCCGGACAAAGCTCTGAAATATTTGAGGGAATCTCTAACAATCTTTGAGGAGACAGGAATAGTTTATCAAAAAGATATCGCAATCAATGCCATCGCCGAAATTGAAGCCGAACTGAAAAAGAAAAAGAAAAAGTAGCCCCCCCTAAATCACCCCCATAGCCTTGCCCCGCCGCGGAAACAACACTAACTGCGCCGCCTCGTCCGTGTCGTCGCGAAGCACCGGGTATTTCCCCGTAAAGCAGGCGTTGCAGAACTTCAGGCCCGTCTTGTCCACGCTCTCCATCATCCCCTCTATGGTGAGGTATTTGAGCGAGTCCACGCCTATAAACTCGCCGATCTCGTCGATTGTGTTCTTCGACGCGATGAGCTCGTCCCTCGTCGGCGTGTCGATGCCGTAGTAGCAGGAGTGGGTGGTCGGCGGGGAGCTTATCCGCATGTGTATCTCCTTGGCCCCCGCGCTCCTGATCATCCCGATGATCTTCTTTGACGTTGTGCCGCGGACGATCGAGTCGTCGATCACCACGACCTTCTTGCCCTTCAGCTCGTGGTGCACCGGGTTCAGCTTGATCTTAACGCCGAAGTGACGAATGCCGTCTGACGGCTCGATGAAGGTCCTTCCGACGTAGTGGTTTCTTATAAGCCCGAACTCGAAGGGGATTTTAGCGGCCTGGGAGTAGCCGACCGCCGCCGGAACCCCGGAGTCCGGCACGGGCAGGACGAGGTCGGCCTCGATATCGTCCTCCTGGGCGAGCTTCGCCCCGAGGAGCTTTCTTATCGTGTAGACGTTCTGGCCGAAGACGATGCTGTCGGGCCGGGCGAAGTAGATATACTCGAATATGCAGAAGGAGTGCTCCTTCTTCGGCAGCGTCATGTGGGAGTGGACGCCCTTCTCGTTTATGATGAGGATCTCTCCCGGTTCCACGTCTCTTATGTACCTCGCCTCGATGAGGTCAAGGGCGCACGTCTCGGACGCCACGACGAAAGAGCCGTCGAGCTCCCCCAGTACAAGGGGCCGAAAGCCGTGCGGGTCTCTTACGGCGATCAGGTTTCCCTCGGTGAGGATGACGAGGGAGTAGGAGCCCAAGATCTGGTTTAGGGCCAGGGTCAGACGCTCCACGAGGGAGCCGACCTTGATGGATGCCAAGACGTGGACGATCACCTCGGTATCCATCGTGGACTGGAAGATCGAGCCGTTCTCCTCCAGCGCCTTTCTGATCCTCCCGGCGTTGACGAGGTTGCCGTTGTGGGCGATGGCAAGCCCCCCACGCCTGTCGTTCACGACGAAGGGCTGGGCGTTCTCCAAGGTCCCGCCGTAGGTGGAGTACCTGACGTGGCCGATGGCGGACCTCCCTGGGAGATCGGCCAGGGTCTCTTCGTCGAAGATGTCATTAACAAGCCCAAGGCTCCTGTGGACGTAGAAGCGTTTCTTCTCCTGATCGAAGGAGACTATGCCGGCGCTCTCCTGCCCCCTGTGCTGGAGGGCGTAGAGGCCGAGGTAGGAGAGGTTGCTCGCCTCGTCCTTTCCGTAGATTCCGAATACGCCGCATTCCTCGCGAAACTTATCCATTTCAATAAACCTGCGAATGAAGGGTTGACTATCTAATATCTAATCAAATGCCTGAATATCATAATGGACTTCATTTAGCCGAACTATAAACCGCCCTATTGAGAGAACACCCGGTTGAATATGAAGTCTGTGTGCCTCACATAGAATCGAGGGTCGAATACGTCCTCGATGTCTTCCGTTTTCAGGCGCTCCTTTATCTTGTCATCCACCTTGACCAGATCGATGAACCTCGCCTTTCCCTCCCAGGCGCGCTTCGCCATACTTTGGACTACCTCGTAGGCCTCCTCCCTCGTCATGCCGGAGTCGATTAGTTTTAACAGAAGTCTCTGGGAGTAGACGAGGCCGCCGGTGGATTCGAGGTTTTCCCTCATCCTATCCGGGAAGACCACGAGCTTGTCTATCACGCCGGTTATCCTCGTCAGCATGAAATCGAGGAGGATTGTGGAGTCCGGGGCGATGACCCGCTCCACCGAGGAGTGGCTGATGTCCCGCTCGTGCCATAGGGGGACGTTCTCCATTGCCGCCAGGCTGTTTGACCTGACGAGCCTTGCCAAGCCCGTCACATTCTCCGTCAGGATCGGGTTTCTCTTGTGGGGCATCGCGGACGAGCCCTTTTGTCCGGGAGAAAAATACTCCATCGCCTCTAAGACCTCGGTTCTCTGGAGATGCCTGATCTCTATCGCGAACTTCTCCACCGACGAGGCGATAATGGCGAGCGTAGTGAAAAACTGGGCGTGCCTGTCGCGCTGGACGACCTGGGTCGAGGCGGGGGCGGGCGTAAGTCCCAGCTTTTCCATCACCCTCTCCTCCAGCTCAGGCTCGATGTTGGCGAAGGTCCCCACCGCCCCCGAGAGCTTGCCGCAGCTTATCGTCTCCTTGGCGGCTAACATCCTCTCTTTGTTTCGCCTCATCTCGTCGTACCAGACGGCGAGCTTGTGGCCGAAGCTTATCGGCTCCGCGTGCACCCCGTGGGAGCGGCCTATCATTACCGTTTCCTTGAACTCGAAGGCCCTCCTCTTTAAAACCTCGAGGAGTTTATCTATATCGCCGATCAGGATGTCTGAGGCCTCTTTAAGGAGCAGGGCGAGGGAGGTGTCGAGAATGTCGGAAGAGGTTAGGCCCATGTGGATGAAACGGGAGGACGGCCCCACATATTCCGCCACATTTGTGAGAAAGGCGATGACGTCGTGCTTGGTGACCGCCTCGATCTTGTCTATCCCCTCGATGTCGAACCGCGCCTTCTCCACGATTGCCTTGAGGTCTTCGGCGGGGATCTTTCCCATCTCGGCCTGCGCCTCGCACGCCGCGATCTCGATCTGAAGCCACGTCTCGAATTTCCTCTTCGGCTCCCAGATGATCCCCATCTCGGGCCGGGTGTAGCGCTCTATCATATTTTTAAAGGATATTGTGAAAAGAAGTTATATTATACGCCTTTTTTTCTCATCTTTCCACAATAAACTTGTTACTAAAATCTTTTTATTTTTTGATGGCTTTATCAGGAAATAAACCGGTTTTTTAAGGGACATGGCGGTTTTTAAAGCCCCTAATTTGTGATATAGTCGATTATATGAAGAAACGGTTTCTGAAAAAAGTGTCCGATGCGATCGACACGCACGGTATGATCGATTCCGGCGATCACGTTGTCTGCGCCGTATCCGGGGGCGCGGACTCGACGGCCCTCCTCTACGCCCTCTATTATCTCAGGGGAAAATATGACATTACTATCTCGGCCGCTCACGTAAACCACGGTCTCAGGGGTGAGGAGGCGAGGAGGGACCAAAATCACGCGAGACGCCTTGCAGAGGATCTCGGTCTCGAATTTCACCTGAAGGATGCGGACGTGAAAGGGTATGCTTCCATAGGAAGGCTGAGCGTTCAGGAGGCGGGGCGGGAGGTTCGCGACGCATTCTTCAGGGAGATCGTCGAGAGATACGGCGGGGCGAAGGTCGCCACGGGACACACGAAAACCGACAACGGCGAGACCTACCTGATGCGCCTTATTGTCGGCGCCGGGTTGGAGGGGCTGTCCGGCATCCCGCCGATAAACGGCTTCTATATCCGGCCGCTTATCGCCGTATCGAGGGGGGAGGCCGAGGAGTTCCTGGATGAGATCGGGGTAGATTACGTGACCGACTCCTCGAACTTAGAGAACAAGTACCTGAGAAATATCATCAGAAACGAGATAATCCCGATACTCAGGGAGGTGAATCCAAACGTCGAGGAGAGCCTTGCGGAGACGGCGGCTGAGTATCGGCGCCTTTTCGAGACGGTAAGGGAGGAGGTTAACGCCTTCATGGAGAAAAACCTCGAAGGTAACTCCCTTCCCGTCGACGCCTTAAATAGTCTCCCAGAGGGACTCAAGGGGGAGGCGGTAAAGGAGCTGATCTTTAGAAACGCCGAAGACATGGAAAAGCCCCTTCGCCTGACGAGGCGCCACATCGAGGCCGTCCTCGGCATCGTCCGGGGGATTTCGAGGGGGGAGAGGGCGGTGGACCTCCCGGGCGGGCTTACGGCTGTAAGGAGTTACGGCAGACTCTCGGTCGTAAAGGCGGGGAGGAGTGGCGAAGGGACGGACGCGGTTTACTCTATCGAGATACCGGGGAGGACCGAAATTCCCCGGCTCAACCTTAAAATAGTCTCCGCCGTCGAGACAGGGGCCGAAACCGACATCGGCGATGACAAGAACCCCGTCATCTTCGACATGGACAGGCTGAAGTCTCCGCTCACTCTCAGAACGAGGAGGGACGGAGACCGGTTTTATCCGGCGGGCATGAAGGGCTCGAAGAAGGTGAAGGACTTCTTCATAGATATTAAAATTCCCAGAAGCAAGAGGGACAAAGTTCCTATCCTCCTCTCCGGGGGCGATATTATCTGGATAGTCGGGCACAGGGCTGACGGGCGGTTTGTCGCAAATGAAGGCACAAAGAGACGGCTTAAGATAAACTTTTCCCCTTTGTCATAGTGGAGGGCCTATTCGATTTTGGGGACATCATCGTAATTGTCTTCTTCAATTATGCCCCCGCCCGGCCATCCCAGCATCAACAGAAGGCCCGCCATAAAAAGGAGGGAAATAAACGCAAAGCCAATAATTATCTGGATACGCTCGTCCCAAGCATAGAAGATGTTTACTATTACGGTAATCCCATTCAAGAACAGGTAAAACCCCAGAAGAAAGATGCCCGCCGCCTGCCTTACCACCTCCCGATTTACAGCGCCGATAATAATAAGCGCTCCGGCGCCGAACGACAGAGCCACCTTTAGGAAATACATTTCTTTCACCGAGGGAATAAAGACCGACAGGCCCTCGGCAATAAGCCAGAGGCCCAGCCCCAAAAAACCGAGTTTCAAGAAATCGTCCTTGATCTTCCCGATCAACTTGATAATCATGACGAGGCCGACAACTATGCCGAATAAGGCCGTCAGGTAGAGTAAGAGGAAAAACACCGATCTGAAGCCGGTGAAGTTTATGAATGACAACAAAGCCCTGGAGACGCAGTAGATCCCCAGGGAAACAAATACCGTCTTTTCGCTCAACGTCTCCGGCGATCTTATCTTTGAAAATGCCTCTTGGATATCCATAGATATTGCTTGACTTTAAGCTTCAAGGGGAAGAGACCCCCGGGCCGACGGCTGCCGGCCCGGATTGCCTAAGTTTTAGATAAAAAGGACGATTTCCCTAACGCTCGATCAGGATGAAGATGCCGGCCACTATCGCCAGGATCGGCGCCACGATCCCGCCGACTCCCAAAGCGGGCATGAAAGATACGCCGGTAACTATCAGAAAAATACCCAGAAGGAGCCTGCCGATGTTTTTTAACACCTTCTTCCAGTTCAGGGCGATCAGGATCAGGATGCCGGCTGCAATGGCGAGGACCATCATGATCTCATTGGACCCCAGGAAACCGAAGTTAAAGAGCTGAAAGAGCCCTGCGAGGATCAGCCAAATGCCCAGAAGGAGCATCCCTATCTCTTCGATCCCCCTGACCCTCCCCAGGGCGATGATTATAACCGCACCTGTCACAATGCAGTATATATTCAGCACCGTCTCCATCCCTGGGATCCTCATGTAAATAAACGTCAGCGCCCCGAGAATGATAAGGAGAATGCCCAGAAGAAGCATCCCCGTTTTTTTACTGATTGCCACAATTTACCTCCTTAAAAAAATGGCAAATTAAGCCTGATAATGCTTTTCTATTGCAATACGCCTCTTGAAACATCTCAAATCAGCCACGCCCAAGAATTGAATCCGCGGTATGCTGTCATTCCCAACTTGATTGGGAATCCAGATAGATATTTTACTGGATTCCCGCTTTTGCGGTAATGACATGTGCTTCTTAGGCTTCGGTCTTGACCCAGCTTTTCACTGACAAGCAGGAGCTTGTCAGTGCCACCCATCACACAAACACCAACCGCTCTGGATTCCCGTTTGCACGGGAATGACATGTCAATCGAGCCCCCCTCCACCTGCCAAGGAAATGACATGTACCAGACTACCCACCCCCTCACCCTGCAACATCCGCACCTAAAGAGATAATACCAGAATCGGCCAAAAAAGCAACCTCAAAAAAGGGGGAGATTACGACTCTATATACGATATCGTGGCGTTGGGGATCACCCCGGCCCTCGTCCCGGGGCCGAACCTCCCCTTTAGGTGTTCCATCGCCTCGTCCCAGCTCTTGGCCCAGGTTATAACCTCCGGGTTTCGCACCCAGTCGGCGAAGTTTTTGTCCAGATACGGCGCCACGACAACAACGTCGATATTTTCGCCGATCCCTCCTATCGGATAGTGTCTCCCGCCGTAGTCCCTGCCAAAGCTCCGCTGGAAGTAGTGGGGAACCTGCCCCTCGGGGGCGTTGGCTATGACCATCACCGTCCCGGAAGATCGGCCGAGGGCCATCTCCCCCAGGCGCAGGGCGATGAACATCTCGTTGGCCTTGGCAAACGCGTTGGCGATGACAACTTCCCTCCCCTCGGGAGCGGGGTCGAGGGCGTAGACCCCCTTGGCGAGCCTCACCGCCTCCGCGTGCTCCGCGAGAAAGTCCCCGGCGAAAAGGGCCGTGGTCTCACCTCTCCCGTTTACTACGGCGTCCACCTTGAAGTCGAGCCTGGCCATCGCGGCCGCCTCCTCGATCTCCATTCGCATTACGTTCTTGTCGAAATTGCCTAAGCCCGTCGTCTCCGGGGCCGTGTCGTGGATTTCGATGTGGTAGTGGGCGGCGCTGTCTATGTGGGAGACTCCGGGAAGCAATATCTTTCCGCCGCCCGAAAACCCGACGTTGGCATGGGCGGTCACGCAGCCGATGCCTATCCTGACGTCCGCCTCCATCACCTCCCTGTTCACCATGAGCCTCGTTCCCCTCTTAGTCTCGCCCACGTAGACGCAGTTCTCGTAGGCGTTGTGATTGAAGACGCGAAACCTCTCCAGTATCCCGGCGCCCAGCTTCTTCCTGAACTCGTGGGAGGTGTGGGCGCCGTGGTTTCCGAGGGCGCAGACAAAGGTGATCTCCTCCTCGTCGATCCCGCCGGCGGTAAGCTCCTTTATCACTATCGGCGCTATCTCGTAGACCCTGGTGGGACGGGTGATGTCATCGAATATGATAACGGCGCTCTTCTTTCCTCTCGCTATATCCCTGAGCCTCGCCGAGCCGATCGGCGCTTTTATCCGCTCCTCCATCTCGGATGCCGTCATCGGCCTTTCGGCCGCGCCCCGCATCGGGTGGAGCGTGACGTCCCAGTCGTTCGGAAGCTCGATCTCTACGGTCCTGTTTCCGTACCAGATAAGCTCGCCAAGCCCTATCTTCATACCCATTTTCCTCACAAAACTCCATCAGGGATTAAGAAAGATTTCCACCCCGCCCTATCCCTTCTTGTACACCTCGTCCGGATTGAAGACGAGCTCCCCCTCCTCGATCAACCCGCCGCCCTCCAACCTCCTGTAGAAGCAGGAGCGGTGCCCCGTGTGGCACGCCGCCCCTCCCACCTGCTCCACCTTGATTAGAACCGTGTCCTCGTCGCAGTCGACGTAGATCTCCACCACCCTCTGGACATGGCCGGAAGTCTCCCCCTTCTTCCACAGCTTGTTCCTCGTGCGGCTGAAGTAGACCACCTCCCCATCCTTCAGCGTCCTCTCCCAAGACTCCGGACTCAAGAACCCGAGCATCAGGACTTCTCCCGTCTCGTGATCCTGAATCACCGCCGGGACAAGCCCGTCAAACTTTTTGAAATCGAGCTCTACCACAGATCCCCCTTGAAAAGCCTTAAAGTATGTACAGCCCTTTTTAACATTGGAGGCTCGGAAATACAAGGATTTTCAGCATATTTAGAAAACCAAGCGGGGATAAAAGAGAAATATTTTGACACAAAAGCCCTTTCGATATAGAATTCTTAAAACCAAAAAGACCCGCACCATATTTGCTGCAAGGGAGCGATTATGAGGATTGCCGAGACCGGGAGGATAAGCGATGTCCTGCCGGACGAGTTTATGGAGAGGAAGGAGTTTTACAAACGCTCCCTCGACCTCTTTCTCCTGATGATAGAGGCCCAGCCGGTAAATCCTCCAGCCTGGGGGCACATCGGGCTGCTCCTCTATGAGCTGGGGCGATTCGACAAGAGCCTCGGTTACTTCGCGATGATAAACGAGGTCGAGCCGAACAACGCCGTGGCGCTGGACGCCAGGGGGTTCATCGAAATGGAGCGGGGGAACTTTAAATCGGCCGTCTCTCACTTCGAGAGGGTGGTGGAGATTAGCCCGAAAAGACACGATGTGGCGTCAGACCTGGCCCTCTGTCTCTACCACGTTGGTAGATACGACGACCTGAGGTCGCTCCTCGATGCCTCGGTGGGTAAAATGATGGGGGTAAAGGAATATTTCCTCTTAGGGAAGAGCGCCGACGCCCTGGGCGAGGAGTCGTCCGCCCACTACAAAAAGTGCATCGACCTCTACACGGCTCCCGCCGGCCCCGTCCGCGAGGCCCAGTACGCTTGCTTAAACGCCATGAGGGGGGCCGCCCTCTCCATGACAGGTGACGGAAAGGATAAAAGCGGGGAGGTAAAGAAGGCCTTTATGGAGGCGGCGCGGCGCGCGGGCCTCACCGACCCGGACAGGATGATCCTCTCAGCCTTCGACCTGACCTTCAAGGCGAGGGGGAAGTTTATTCGAGAGATAAAGGATCACATTTCAAGGTTAGATGGGTAAAGAGGCTTTAGTTGAACCTGCCGAGACGCGGGGGCGGGTTTAATGTAGGCCCGGCTGGATTTTCTGCGGACTTCGATGTCGCCCTAAAGATGCGAAGCGGTCCCCCGGCGCTTCGATTAGTATTCAACCCTGTCCCTGGGTTCCCCGCCCAAGTGCGAACAAAGCCCCGGCCGCCGAAACGAAGCTTGACTTAAAAGGGCAAAGGATGGGATGGTCGAGAAAGTTTTTTTAAGGGCACGGCCGGCCGAGGGGAAACCGCCCGTCCCCGCCTTTATAATCCCTTCGATCGAGGACGGCGCCCGGCCCCGGTTCCAGGCCGATCGGAGACTTATTACGCCGCATCAATTTGCGTTTAGAGTTTCTGCAGGCTCCGAAATGTCCGGGGAATTTGAGGCAACAGGCAGGTTGCGGAAATTCGACATTCTTGAAACGTCAGGCGGCCACCCCAATAAATAGACGACCCGACTTCTTTAATAAACCGACAGCCCCCCAATAAACAGACGATCCGGCCTTAAGCCGGGCGGGAATCTGTTGCGCCACATTACAGGGTATTTTTTTGGACAGCATCCCCCTGTTATTAACGGCGACGACCCCCCCCCAATAAATAGATGCCCCGACCCCTTTAATAAACCGACGATCCCTACCAATAAACAGATGACCCGACCCCCCGACATCAATAACAACAACCCCGACCCGCCCCGACCGATTACACCACCTTTATATCCCGGATGTTGAGCTCCGTTCCGCTCCCCCTCTCCCACTTGTTCTCCCTGAGGTTGAAGACGATGTCCACGACATCCATCCCGTTTCGCGCCATCTCCCCCTTCCCGAAGGCTATTGCGTCCCACCTGCAGTTCTTGTCCTTGAAGGCGATCTTCAGGTGGTTTTTACCCACCAGCCTCGCCTCGTTCACCACGAGCCCCCTGGCCAGAAAGAGGGGCTCCGGATTTGCGGAGCCGAAGGGCGCAAGGAGCTTCGTCTCGTGAAGGAGGTTGTATCTCTGGATGTCCGTGAGTGTTATCTCAGCATCTATCTTCAGCGCGGGGATGAAGTGGTCGTCCGTGGTCATCTCGGTGACGACCTCCTCGAACCTCTCTCTGAAAAGGTCAATCTTGTCCGCCTCGATCGCCAGCCCTGCGGCATATTTGTGCCCCCCGAATTCGATGAGCAGCGACTCGAGCTGCAATATCCCCCTGTATATATGAAACCCGGAGATGCTCCTCGCGGAGCCCTTGCCCATCCCGTCCATGAGGGAGACCATGATCGTGGGGCGGTAGTAGCGGTCCACAAGCCTCGACGCCACGATCCCCACAACGCCCGGGTGCCAGTTGTTCGAGGCAAGCACTATGGAGCGTCGATCGTCGAGGATGCCGTCCCTGTCGATGATCTCTATCGCCTCGTTTAAGACCTCCTCCTCCATAATCTGTCTTTTGCTGTTCTCGATCTCGATACTCTGGGCGATGGAAAGGGCCTGGGCGGGATCGTTTGTGGTCAAGAGCCTCACGCTGTCCATGGCGCTTCCGATCCTTCCCGAAGCATTCAGCCTCGGGGCGAGGCGAAAGCTCACCGTTCCCGTGCTTATGTTATCCTTTTTCACACCGGAGACCTCCCTCAAGGCGACGATGCCCGGGCGGTGGTCTTCCGTAAGCTCGACCAGTCCGTACCTGACAAACAGCCTGTTTTCTCCCGTCAGGGGGACGATGTCGGCTATGGTGCCCAGGGCCACGAGGTCGAGGTATCTTTTGAGATTCGGAAGTTCCTCGACGAAGAGTCCCCTGTCTCTCATCTCCTTTCTTAACGCGATGAGAAAATTGTACGCGATCCCGACCCCGGCAAGGCTCTTGGTAGGGAATCTGCAGTCGGCCCTCTTAGGATTCAGGACCGCATCGGCTTTCGGCATCACCTCCGGCACCTCATGGTGGTCAGTGACGATCACCTCCATCCCCAGCGACTTTGCGAGGGCTATCTCGTCGACGTTGGAGATGCCGCAGTCGACGGTAAAGATGAGATCGGCCCCCTTCTCCTTCATGTTGCGGACGCTGTCGGCCCTCAGGCCGTACCCCTCGCCTACCCTCTCGGGGATGTAGTAATTCGCATCTATCCCGACGGCCTTGAGAAACAGGACGATTATCGAGACCGCCGTAACCCCGTCCACGTCGTAGTCGCCGAAAACCCAGATATTCTTTCTCGAAACAATAGCCTCGATCATAATCTTAACCGCCCTGTCCATGTCGGCCATCAGATAAGTATCGGGAAATTGCGAGAGGTCTGGAAAGAGGAATTCATGGGCGTCATAGGCATCCGTGATGTCCCTGTTCAAGAGAAGCCTCGAGGTCACCTCGGAGATTTCAAGGTCATACAATCTTTTGAGGTCATCTTTAAGGCCATAGACCGTATCGTCGCTCTGATCGGCCCGGTCCCATTTATATTCAATAGGCATGTAGTTGAGACTCATATTAAAATTATAGTTGAACAGAGGGGTCAAGTCAACAATAACACCGCTATCGGATAAAAAAAGGATACATATTTTATCCGCTTTTTTTCTTCGGATTTGTCAAAGGGCGAAGGCCGGTTTTCGCGGCGGCCCCTTATTCTGAAAAAAAACTTGACTTGTCACACTGCGGTGGTAAAATCGAAATATGTAAAGAAATGTAATAACATATAATAGGATGGGGATGTGAGTGTTAATAAAGCTATTCTTGTTGGGAATCTTGGATCGGACCCAGAGGTAAGGTATACGCCAAGCGGCAGACCCGTAGCCACCTTCAGCATCGCCACAAACGAGAAGTGGACGGACAAAAACACCGGCGAAAAACAGGAGAGGACCGAATGGCATCGAATCGTGGCTTGGGGCAGGCTCGGCGAGATATGCGGGGAATATCTGTCCAAGGGAAAGCAGATCTACATTGAAGGCAGAATCCAGACGCGCTCGTGGGAAGACCGGGACGGCAACAGGCGGTATACCACCGAGATCGTCGCCCAGACCATGCAGATGCTGGGCAGACGGGGAGAAACAGGCGATTTCAACGAGGGGGGGGGAAGGGATTTCGACGACGGGGGGGATGTACCCCCGATTCATGAAGGTCCCACGGGCCCCGATGACGACGATATCCCCTTTTAGTTCACGATATGACAAAACCCTTCGCATTAATCCAGAGTGAGCTGGAAGAAGTAGAAGCAGAAATACGGAGAAATATATACTCCGAGGTGAATCTCATCCCAGAGATAGTGAAGCATATCATGTTTTCCGGGGGGAAGAGGTTTCGGCCGGCTCTTCTGATTTTATGTTCAAGGCTCTTTAAAAACGAGAACAACAGGAAGTCCATTTCCCTCGCGGGGGTAATAGAGCTCGTTCACACCGCCACGCTGCTTCACGACGACGTGGTGGACAGCGCCGAATTAAGAAGGGGAGTGGAGTCAGCCAATATACT
Above is a window of Candidatus Zymogenus saltonus DNA encoding:
- the recJ gene encoding single-stranded-DNA-specific exonuclease RecJ yields the protein MPIEYKWDRADQSDDTVYGLKDDLKRLYDLEISEVTSRLLLNRDITDAYDAHEFLFPDLSQFPDTYLMADMDRAVKIMIEAIVSRKNIWVFGDYDVDGVTAVSIIVLFLKAVGIDANYYIPERVGEGYGLRADSVRNMKEKGADLIFTVDCGISNVDEIALAKSLGMEVIVTDHHEVPEVMPKADAVLNPKRADCRFPTKSLAGVGIAYNFLIALRKEMRDRGLFVEELPNLKRYLDLVALGTIADIVPLTGENRLFVRYGLVELTEDHRPGIVALREVSGVKKDNISTGTVSFRLAPRLNASGRIGSAMDSVRLLTTNDPAQALSIAQSIEIENSKRQIMEEEVLNEAIEIIDRDGILDDRRSIVLASNNWHPGVVGIVASRLVDRYYRPTIMVSLMDGMGKGSARSISGFHIYRGILQLESLLIEFGGHKYAAGLAIEADKIDLFRERFEEVVTEMTTDDHFIPALKIDAEITLTDIQRYNLLHETKLLAPFGSANPEPLFLARGLVVNEARLVGKNHLKIAFKDKNCRWDAIAFGKGEMARNGMDVVDIVFNLRENKWERGSGTELNIRDIKVV
- a CDS encoding single-stranded DNA-binding protein, whose protein sequence is MSVNKAILVGNLGSDPEVRYTPSGRPVATFSIATNEKWTDKNTGEKQERTEWHRIVAWGRLGEICGEYLSKGKQIYIEGRIQTRSWEDRDGNRRYTTEIVAQTMQMLGRRGETGDFNEGGGRDFDDGGDVPPIHEGPTGPDDDDIPF
- a CDS encoding DUF2088 domain-containing protein; translated protein: MKIGLGELIWYGNRTVEIELPNDWDVTLHPMRGAAERPMTASEMEERIKAPIGSARLRDIARGKKSAVIIFDDITRPTRVYEIAPIVIKELTAGGIDEEEITFVCALGNHGAHTSHEFRKKLGAGILERFRVFNHNAYENCVYVGETKRGTRLMVNREVMEADVRIGIGCVTAHANVGFSGGGKILLPGVSHIDSAAHYHIEIHDTAPETTGLGNFDKNVMRMEIEEAAAMARLDFKVDAVVNGRGETTALFAGDFLAEHAEAVRLAKGVYALDPAPEGREVVIANAFAKANEMFIALRLGEMALGRSSGTVMVIANAPEGQVPHYFQRSFGRDYGGRHYPIGGIGENIDVVVVAPYLDKNFADWVRNPEVITWAKSWDEAMEHLKGRFGPGTRAGVIPNATISYIES
- the tilS gene encoding tRNA lysidine(34) synthetase TilS; this translates as MKKRFLKKVSDAIDTHGMIDSGDHVVCAVSGGADSTALLYALYYLRGKYDITISAAHVNHGLRGEEARRDQNHARRLAEDLGLEFHLKDADVKGYASIGRLSVQEAGREVRDAFFREIVERYGGAKVATGHTKTDNGETYLMRLIVGAGLEGLSGIPPINGFYIRPLIAVSRGEAEEFLDEIGVDYVTDSSNLENKYLRNIIRNEIIPILREVNPNVEESLAETAAEYRRLFETVREEVNAFMEKNLEGNSLPVDALNSLPEGLKGEAVKELIFRNAEDMEKPLRLTRRHIEAVLGIVRGISRGERAVDLPGGLTAVRSYGRLSVVKAGRSGEGTDAVYSIEIPGRTEIPRLNLKIVSAVETGAETDIGDDKNPVIFDMDRLKSPLTLRTRRDGDRFYPAGMKGSKKVKDFFIDIKIPRSKRDKVPILLSGGDIIWIVGHRADGRFVANEGTKRRLKINFSPLS
- a CDS encoding amidophosphoribosyltransferase, which gives rise to MDKFREECGVFGIYGKDEASNLSYLGLYALQHRGQESAGIVSFDQEKKRFYVHRSLGLVNDIFDEETLADLPGRSAIGHVRYSTYGGTLENAQPFVVNDRRGGLAIAHNGNLVNAGRIRKALEENGSIFQSTMDTEVIVHVLASIKVGSLVERLTLALNQILGSYSLVILTEGNLIAVRDPHGFRPLVLGELDGSFVVASETCALDLIEARYIRDVEPGEILIINEKGVHSHMTLPKKEHSFCIFEYIYFARPDSIVFGQNVYTIRKLLGAKLAQEDDIEADLVLPVPDSGVPAAVGYSQAAKIPFEFGLIRNHYVGRTFIEPSDGIRHFGVKIKLNPVHHELKGKKVVVIDDSIVRGTTSKKIIGMIRSAGAKEIHMRISSPPTTHSCYYGIDTPTRDELIASKNTIDEIGEFIGVDSLKYLTIEGMMESVDKTGLKFCNACFTGKYPVLRDDTDEAAQLVLFPRRGKAMGVI
- a CDS encoding tetratricopeptide repeat protein gives rise to the protein MRIAETGRISDVLPDEFMERKEFYKRSLDLFLLMIEAQPVNPPAWGHIGLLLYELGRFDKSLGYFAMINEVEPNNAVALDARGFIEMERGNFKSAVSHFERVVEISPKRHDVASDLALCLYHVGRYDDLRSLLDASVGKMMGVKEYFLLGKSADALGEESSAHYKKCIDLYTAPAGPVREAQYACLNAMRGAALSMTGDGKDKSGEVKKAFMEAARRAGLTDPDRMILSAFDLTFKARGKFIREIKDHISRLDG
- the hisI gene encoding phosphoribosyl-AMP cyclohydrolase; protein product: MVELDFKKFDGLVPAVIQDHETGEVLMLGFLSPESWERTLKDGEVVYFSRTRNKLWKKGETSGHVQRVVEIYVDCDEDTVLIKVEQVGGAACHTGHRSCFYRRLEGGGLIEEGELVFNPDEVYKKG
- a CDS encoding adenylosuccinate lyase, giving the protein MIERYTRPEMGIIWEPKRKFETWLQIEIAACEAQAEMGKIPAEDLKAIVEKARFDIEGIDKIEAVTKHDVIAFLTNVAEYVGPSSRFIHMGLTSSDILDTSLALLLKEASDILIGDIDKLLEVLKRRAFEFKETVMIGRSHGVHAEPISFGHKLAVWYDEMRRNKERMLAAKETISCGKLSGAVGTFANIEPELEERVMEKLGLTPAPASTQVVQRDRHAQFFTTLAIIASSVEKFAIEIRHLQRTEVLEAMEYFSPGQKGSSAMPHKRNPILTENVTGLARLVRSNSLAAMENVPLWHERDISHSSVERVIAPDSTILLDFMLTRITGVIDKLVVFPDRMRENLESTGGLVYSQRLLLKLIDSGMTREEAYEVVQSMAKRAWEGKARFIDLVKVDDKIKERLKTEDIEDVFDPRFYVRHTDFIFNRVFSQ